In a single window of the Candidatus Methylacidiphilales bacterium genome:
- a CDS encoding Ig domain-containing protein, whose translation MHFPPQALFVFKCLIPTLILGCLTHVNPSCFASSPIWGTYYGGSGDDRILSVHTDGARIAVGGITTSPSGIATPGVAQSTHAGSKDGFVAVFDGSGKRQWATYLGGWAEDEIVSVKIDGGGVYAVGNSRSTNFIPNPKGGQDGFVSRLNPSNGQEIWRTVIGGNGDDTLFNSDTFPGGIIVVGSTLSTNLSANGYQKTHLGGLTGFAQIINSNGGYGPATYYGGWGQTQIQAVKASNGEIYIAGSTTATEGIASQGALQSSHPANGFIASAFIARLGENLNTRAWGTYIGNDNQTIIHTLALDASKVYAGGYTDGNSLPQGIKNTPHQGIKRGWQDGFVVALNRSNGSEAWWNFIGGEGQEAVFALHSDGSRIYAAGVSDSISGVSTDARPQGSGDGFIVAYSSDGNRSWGQVLGGHDQDTVFSIVQLNSDLIVAGVTRSQSNIVSGSTPHQSSFGGGYEDGFIMRRTSSGADKSLKIAGPTTTQKIKVGPLPSPIQMSVIANGPASRWEILNQNWQAYSLQINDSGRITGEFYQPGTYTVQVVAYNSNNEPSNIHSIPFEVLDNCPSFTRHGKQSFTTGEYIEISISSNKKINDWLISPSLPLGLTLNKNEYSASITGILSTSHNQKYTLTAKTNCGEDSKIDVQITVAQPGAAPCTISGNTITVNINGTVGQSLNYTELPKQLSSSCGSVKGWRVWSGSTLPEGLSLHSTTGAITGTPRNATTGHYAIIEAWNDFGHASIAVNFHIAAAPLKPCLNQTSTQISGTVGQPITPIDLNTFLQNSSSCGSATSWLIVSGNWPNGISLSGSTISGTPSNTGNTTITLRPLNQNVQADTTLQITFNIAPNIQRPCFSQNSVNISGTVGTALQSIDLRTYLSNGTNCGQPTNWQIVSGSLPQGLIHNNGVISGTPTAAVNNQSVTIRASNSAGSADITLTFNIATNVRPPCFNQTIAEVGGTVGTAIQAVDLRNYLTNNPNCGQPSSWQIVSGTLPSGLTHSNGQISGTPTSATTAQAVTFRASNSAGQAEITVWFTFTPRPTRPPCFNLSNRYMHQYVTQGQSFNYDLKQHIVDTSPNCGPATSWSVVSGQLPGVTLNNNGVLSGTWQQAGFFSLVVRASNADGNETLTLEFTVASNLRPPCFRTTLTGVESERNRPLVLNLQEEIEPESQYCGAPTGWR comes from the coding sequence ATGCATTTCCCACCCCAAGCTCTATTCGTTTTCAAATGTCTCATTCCAACCTTAATCCTAGGCTGTCTTACGCACGTCAACCCAAGTTGCTTTGCCTCATCCCCTATCTGGGGAACATACTATGGCGGAAGTGGAGATGACAGAATCCTATCCGTCCACACAGATGGAGCCCGAATTGCAGTCGGAGGCATTACCACATCACCTAGTGGTATTGCAACCCCTGGCGTAGCTCAATCCACCCATGCAGGGAGCAAAGACGGCTTTGTGGCCGTTTTCGACGGATCAGGCAAAAGGCAATGGGCAACTTACTTGGGAGGCTGGGCAGAGGATGAAATTGTTTCCGTCAAAATCGACGGCGGTGGGGTCTATGCAGTGGGTAATTCTCGCTCTACTAACTTTATTCCTAACCCAAAAGGCGGCCAAGACGGCTTTGTCTCACGACTAAACCCATCCAACGGCCAAGAGATCTGGCGTACAGTCATCGGCGGAAATGGTGACGATACCCTATTTAACTCAGACACTTTCCCCGGAGGAATTATTGTTGTAGGCTCAACTCTATCTACAAACCTATCCGCCAATGGCTACCAAAAAACCCATCTCGGTGGATTGACCGGCTTCGCGCAAATCATCAACAGCAATGGAGGGTACGGACCCGCAACCTACTACGGAGGCTGGGGGCAGACTCAGATCCAAGCAGTAAAAGCCAGTAATGGAGAAATTTACATAGCTGGATCCACCACTGCGACCGAGGGTATTGCCAGTCAAGGAGCCCTACAATCCTCTCACCCCGCTAACGGCTTCATAGCTTCCGCTTTCATTGCTCGGCTCGGAGAAAATTTAAACACCCGTGCCTGGGGCACTTACATAGGTAACGATAATCAGACCATCATCCACACACTCGCTCTCGATGCTTCAAAGGTATATGCTGGTGGCTACACCGATGGCAATTCTCTCCCACAGGGTATTAAAAACACCCCACACCAAGGCATCAAAAGAGGCTGGCAAGACGGATTCGTCGTTGCCCTAAACCGAAGCAACGGAAGCGAAGCATGGTGGAACTTCATCGGAGGAGAAGGGCAAGAGGCCGTCTTTGCCCTTCATTCGGATGGCAGCCGAATTTATGCCGCCGGAGTGAGCGATTCTATCTCCGGCGTATCCACAGACGCCAGACCACAAGGCAGTGGTGATGGTTTTATTGTAGCATACAGCTCAGATGGCAATCGATCTTGGGGGCAAGTCCTTGGTGGCCACGACCAAGATACAGTATTTTCTATCGTTCAGCTTAACTCAGACCTTATCGTAGCAGGTGTAACTCGCTCACAAAGTAACATCGTTTCAGGCTCAACCCCACATCAATCCTCTTTTGGAGGAGGATATGAGGATGGATTCATTATGCGAAGAACCTCCTCCGGCGCCGATAAATCCCTAAAAATTGCTGGCCCAACGACCACACAAAAAATCAAAGTCGGGCCTCTTCCTTCTCCAATACAAATGTCTGTGATCGCAAACGGACCAGCAAGCCGATGGGAAATCTTAAACCAAAATTGGCAAGCTTATTCCCTTCAAATTAACGACTCAGGCCGAATCACTGGAGAATTCTATCAGCCAGGCACCTACACAGTCCAGGTGGTCGCATATAATTCCAACAACGAACCCAGTAACATCCATTCCATACCATTCGAAGTCCTCGATAATTGCCCAAGCTTCACCCGTCACGGAAAACAATCGTTCACCACGGGCGAATATATTGAGATCTCGATAAGCTCTAACAAAAAAATCAACGACTGGCTCATCAGCCCATCTCTCCCCCTAGGACTCACCCTCAACAAAAACGAATATTCTGCCTCCATCACAGGTATCTTGTCCACCTCCCACAACCAAAAATACACCCTCACCGCGAAAACCAACTGTGGAGAGGACTCCAAAATTGATGTCCAAATCACTGTAGCACAGCCAGGTGCTGCCCCGTGCACCATTTCAGGGAATACCATCACCGTAAACATAAACGGCACCGTAGGACAGAGTCTCAATTACACCGAACTCCCCAAGCAATTATCATCCAGTTGCGGATCCGTCAAAGGGTGGCGGGTATGGAGTGGTTCCACTCTTCCAGAAGGACTCTCTCTGCATTCCACAACAGGAGCGATTACAGGCACTCCACGGAATGCTACCACAGGACACTATGCCATAATTGAAGCGTGGAACGATTTTGGTCATGCCTCGATCGCAGTTAACTTTCATATCGCTGCTGCTCCGCTCAAGCCCTGTCTCAATCAAACCTCCACGCAAATCTCCGGCACCGTCGGCCAACCAATCACCCCGATAGATCTCAACACATTCCTTCAAAACTCATCAAGTTGCGGCTCTGCCACATCATGGCTAATCGTCAGTGGCAACTGGCCCAATGGCATCAGCCTCAGCGGAAGCACCATCTCAGGCACACCCAGCAACACCGGAAATACAACCATCACCTTGCGTCCCTTAAATCAAAATGTCCAAGCCGATACCACGCTGCAGATAACGTTCAACATCGCTCCCAACATCCAACGGCCCTGCTTTAGCCAAAACTCAGTTAATATTAGTGGCACCGTAGGCACTGCCCTACAATCCATCGACCTCCGCACCTACCTCTCCAATGGCACCAATTGCGGCCAGCCCACCAACTGGCAAATCGTATCCGGTTCCCTCCCACAAGGACTCATTCACAACAATGGCGTGATCTCAGGCACTCCAACCGCCGCAGTCAACAACCAATCCGTCACCATCCGCGCCTCCAACTCCGCTGGCTCAGCCGACATCACTCTCACCTTCAACATCGCCACCAACGTGAGGCCACCCTGTTTTAATCAGACAATCGCCGAAGTGGGGGGCACTGTCGGAACCGCGATCCAAGCTGTAGATTTGCGAAATTATTTAACCAATAATCCCAATTGCGGGCAACCGTCGTCATGGCAAATTGTAAGTGGGACTCTGCCAAGTGGTCTGACACACAGCAACGGCCAGATTTCCGGCACACCGACAAGTGCTACTACGGCTCAAGCAGTCACATTCCGAGCCTCAAACTCTGCAGGCCAAGCTGAAATCACCGTGTGGTTTACGTTCACTCCACGCCCCACAAGGCCTCCATGCTTTAACCTGAGCAACCGCTACATGCATCAATACGTCACCCAAGGGCAATCCTTCAACTACGATCTCAAACAACATATAGTCGATACCTCACCGAACTGCGGCCCAGCCACGAGTTGGAGCGTTGTCAGTGGGCAGTTGCCTGGCGTTACCCTGAATAACAACGGCGTTCTATCCGGCACCTGGCAACAGGCAGGCTTCTTCAGTCTCGTCGTGCGTGCGAGCAACGCGGATGGAAATGAAACGTTGACGCTGGAATTCACGGTCGCCTCGAATTTGCGGCCGCCGTGTTTTCGGACGACGTTGACGGGTGTGGAGAGTGAGCGGAATCGGCCGTTGGTATTGAATTTGCAGGAGGAGATAGAGCCGGAGTCGCAGTATTGTGGGGCGCCGACGGGTTGGCGA
- a CDS encoding glycosyltransferase family 9 protein — protein sequence MPLRILAIQIQQPGDAILTTPALRCLINQGHEVHLLAQPLSAQLLAHFPGLHSIEAIPRSQLPRLTDFHRALRYLTKKPFDRTYIFTQINDRNLIWALLSRARERIAPRRDRIPPWIPRRAFTWIEKLPPSYHEVAQHLHIIGLSPSEAPKYRLEYYPPPTALEKAHHILSQHKIQPHTHLHIHLTARWPSKCWPHFHMIALLQMLQQKQPHLPLFLTTGPAPHELDYARKIITHFPNLPHAFGTLKVNELGALIALSRAFFGMDSMPMHLAAALQIPGIALFGKTNPHNFGPWQSPITVFTSDCSCNASASVNHLCRPHPLCLKNIHPQKIAEKLISIY from the coding sequence ATGCCCCTGCGCATCCTCGCAATCCAAATTCAACAACCCGGGGATGCAATCCTCACCACACCTGCCCTCCGGTGCCTCATCAATCAAGGTCACGAAGTCCATCTCCTCGCACAACCCCTCTCCGCCCAACTCCTTGCACACTTCCCCGGCCTTCATTCCATCGAAGCCATCCCCCGCTCACAACTCCCTCGACTCACAGATTTTCACCGCGCCCTCCGCTATCTCACCAAAAAACCATTCGACCGCACTTATATCTTCACCCAAATCAACGACCGCAACCTCATATGGGCGCTCCTCAGCCGCGCCCGCGAACGCATAGCCCCACGCCGCGACCGCATCCCACCATGGATCCCCCGCCGTGCTTTCACCTGGATTGAAAAACTTCCCCCCTCCTACCACGAAGTCGCCCAGCACCTCCACATCATCGGCCTCTCCCCATCCGAAGCCCCCAAATATCGCCTAGAATATTACCCACCCCCTACGGCCCTCGAAAAAGCCCACCACATCCTCTCCCAGCATAAAATCCAACCCCACACCCACCTCCACATCCACCTCACTGCCCGCTGGCCATCCAAATGCTGGCCACACTTCCACATGATCGCTCTGCTCCAAATGCTACAACAAAAACAACCCCACCTCCCCCTCTTCCTCACCACTGGCCCAGCTCCACACGAGCTCGATTATGCCAGAAAAATCATCACCCACTTCCCCAACCTCCCCCACGCCTTCGGCACCCTAAAAGTAAACGAACTCGGCGCCCTCATCGCCCTCTCCCGAGCTTTCTTCGGCATGGACTCTATGCCCATGCACCTCGCCGCTGCGCTCCAAATCCCTGGCATCGCCCTCTTCGGCAAAACTAACCCCCACAACTTCGGCCCCTGGCAATCCCCCATCACAGTCTTCACCTCCGATTGCTCCTGCAATGCCTCAGCCTCTGTAAACCATTTATGCCGACCTCACCCACTTTGCCTGAAGAACATCCACCCACAAAAAATTGCAGAAAAATTAATATCTATCTATTAG
- a CDS encoding HIT family protein, with amino-acid sequence MSSIFTRIIQREIPAAIVYEDDLVIAFLDIAPIHPGHTLVVPKQEVASLTDLPPDTGAHLFRIAQKIANAIRSSSLPCDGINLWLNDGAAAGQEIFHLHLHVIPRIAGDGFGWHRPPHLRTSPTPQELASHAAAIRQALV; translated from the coding sequence ATGAGCTCTATCTTCACTCGAATCATCCAACGTGAAATCCCAGCCGCAATCGTTTACGAAGATGACCTCGTCATCGCTTTCCTCGATATCGCACCCATCCACCCCGGCCACACACTCGTCGTCCCCAAACAAGAAGTAGCTTCACTCACCGACCTCCCTCCCGACACCGGCGCTCACCTCTTCCGCATCGCCCAAAAAATCGCCAACGCCATCCGCTCCAGCTCCCTTCCCTGCGATGGCATCAACCTCTGGCTAAACGATGGAGCAGCAGCCGGCCAAGAGATCTTCCACTTACACCTCCACGTTATCCCTCGCATCGCTGGCGACGGCTTTGGATGGCACCGCCCCCCACACTTAAGAACCTCCCCCACCCCACAGGAGCTTGCCTCCCACGCAGCAGCAATTCGCCAAGCCCTAGTCTAG
- the queD gene encoding 6-carboxytetrahydropterin synthase QueD, whose product MTIIITKDFHFEAAQSLASFPEGHKCRHIHGHSFKVSISIKGPVNPQTGLLRDHAEISQAMRPILKKIDHAYLNDIPGLENPTIENIAAWLWHQLKPHLPELYEITLHETPHARCTFRGEF is encoded by the coding sequence ATGACAATCATCATCACCAAAGATTTTCACTTCGAAGCCGCCCAATCACTGGCTTCATTTCCAGAGGGGCACAAATGCCGGCACATCCATGGCCACAGCTTCAAGGTCAGCATTAGCATAAAAGGCCCTGTCAACCCCCAAACGGGATTACTTCGCGACCACGCAGAGATCTCACAAGCCATGCGCCCCATTCTAAAAAAAATAGACCATGCCTACCTCAACGACATCCCAGGCCTCGAAAACCCAACCATCGAAAACATCGCCGCTTGGCTCTGGCACCAACTCAAACCACACCTCCCCGAACTCTATGAAATCACCCTACACGAAACCCCACATGCCCGCTGCACCTTCCGCGGCGAATTCTAA
- a CDS encoding L,D-transpeptidase, producing the protein MKHSFTAFCEGLCLWVGLVAVFYVVGLQASRDASKERGDDGVVTMETKRVVYGFWVGGLLAQITQSQRVDSAAYAEPTVRRAYPRGLVPRAELHQESGLNQAPAGQEWRAWIDSRYIDTQTLYVAIYQVGMERLHFSSGWVDGAIGPMMEAAVASFQRSMGIPQTGRIDVLTSQAMGSIPQPFILYTITAEDVKLVDPPPEKFLDKSKKKRLGYYNLWEVLVEKFHVAPYFLRRLNPAVQELGVGVQVVVPNVESKRPLPSYKDVGEIKVHLTSKSIQVFDKKARIVAHFPIAIAADKEKAPVGRLKVISSVENPNYLFNPEIMKEIAEKEGITQKLVIPPGPNNPVGIHWIGLNRPGYGIHGTAVPSQIGQAVSHGCIRLANWNVKKFRQMVKIGSEIDVVW; encoded by the coding sequence ATGAAGCACAGCTTTACTGCTTTTTGTGAGGGTCTTTGTTTATGGGTGGGATTGGTGGCTGTGTTTTATGTGGTGGGGTTACAGGCCAGTAGGGATGCGAGTAAGGAGAGGGGGGATGATGGGGTTGTGACAATGGAGACAAAGAGAGTGGTGTATGGTTTTTGGGTAGGTGGGTTGCTAGCTCAAATCACGCAATCGCAAAGAGTGGATAGTGCGGCTTATGCGGAGCCTACTGTGCGCAGGGCTTATCCTCGTGGGTTGGTGCCTCGTGCTGAATTGCATCAGGAGAGTGGCTTGAATCAGGCGCCGGCTGGGCAGGAATGGCGGGCATGGATTGATTCGAGGTATATTGATACACAGACTCTTTATGTAGCGATTTATCAAGTCGGCATGGAGCGTCTGCATTTTTCGTCTGGATGGGTGGATGGGGCTATCGGTCCGATGATGGAGGCGGCTGTGGCGTCGTTTCAACGTTCTATGGGGATTCCTCAGACAGGGAGGATAGATGTGCTAACAAGTCAGGCGATGGGGAGTATTCCGCAACCTTTTATTCTTTATACGATAACGGCTGAAGATGTTAAATTAGTGGATCCTCCACCTGAAAAGTTTTTGGACAAAAGCAAGAAGAAGAGACTTGGGTATTACAACTTATGGGAGGTGTTGGTTGAAAAGTTTCATGTAGCTCCTTATTTTTTAAGGCGTTTGAATCCTGCGGTGCAAGAGTTGGGTGTAGGGGTGCAGGTGGTGGTGCCAAATGTTGAAAGCAAGCGACCTTTGCCGAGCTACAAGGATGTGGGCGAGATCAAGGTGCATTTGACATCTAAATCGATACAAGTGTTTGATAAAAAGGCGAGGATAGTTGCGCACTTTCCCATTGCGATAGCAGCGGATAAGGAGAAGGCTCCGGTAGGAAGATTGAAAGTGATCAGTAGTGTGGAAAATCCCAACTATCTTTTTAATCCTGAGATTATGAAGGAAATTGCAGAAAAGGAAGGGATCACGCAAAAATTGGTGATTCCTCCGGGACCTAACAATCCTGTCGGGATACATTGGATTGGTCTAAATCGTCCGGGGTATGGGATTCATGGAACGGCTGTGCCGTCGCAGATTGGCCAAGCGGTGTCGCATGGTTGCATTCGTCTGGCAAATTGGAATGTCAAGAAGTTTCGACAAATGGTGAAAATCGGATCAGAGATTGATGTGGTATGGTGA
- a CDS encoding enoyl-ACP reductase → MKKSLSGKVGLIFGVANRRSIAWAIAQAWHEAGARLIFNYQGERVKENVEELVETFGDGTPVYPCDVTSDGEIEAFMSNVRNHTDRVHLLLHSVAYAPREALAGRFIQTTREAFRIAHDVSAYSLLGLARAVLPLMSEGGSIVAMTYYGAEKVIPHYNVMGVAKASLEATVRYLAYDLGPQKIRVNAISAGPMNTLAARGIAGFTEMLKYYEANSPLRRNVEFAELGATGLFLAEDGSAAITGQTIYVDCGYSVMGMQAEPLKQDKQPRV, encoded by the coding sequence ATGAAAAAGAGTTTGTCGGGAAAAGTCGGTTTAATATTTGGTGTAGCTAATCGTAGGAGCATTGCATGGGCAATCGCGCAAGCATGGCATGAAGCGGGGGCTCGGTTGATATTCAACTATCAAGGTGAGAGAGTTAAGGAGAACGTTGAAGAGTTGGTGGAGACTTTTGGTGATGGTACACCTGTCTATCCATGCGATGTGACGAGTGATGGGGAAATTGAGGCGTTTATGTCGAACGTCCGAAACCATACGGATCGCGTCCATTTGCTGTTGCATAGTGTTGCTTATGCGCCTAGGGAAGCTTTGGCGGGACGCTTTATTCAGACCACTCGTGAGGCATTTAGGATTGCGCATGATGTCAGTGCGTATTCACTTTTGGGATTAGCTCGAGCTGTTTTGCCTTTGATGAGTGAGGGGGGGAGTATTGTGGCGATGACCTACTATGGTGCTGAAAAGGTTATTCCGCACTATAATGTGATGGGGGTGGCGAAAGCCTCGCTTGAGGCGACAGTGCGTTATCTTGCTTATGATTTAGGTCCACAGAAGATTCGTGTAAACGCTATCAGTGCGGGGCCGATGAATACTTTAGCAGCACGGGGAATAGCCGGCTTTACGGAGATGTTGAAATATTACGAAGCTAATTCACCGCTTCGGAGAAATGTGGAGTTTGCTGAACTTGGTGCTACGGGCCTTTTTTTGGCTGAAGACGGAAGTGCGGCTATCACGGGGCAGACGATTTACGTGGATTGCGGATATAGCGTCATGGGGATGCAGGCAGAGCCGTTAAAACAGGATAAACAGCCTCGGGTTTAG
- a CDS encoding CPBP family intramembrane metalloprotease yields MSWLSENEWRATQAVAPWFIFLFLSAILLFLITAKPWTALLKSLKCEGGKVTPLSRPLPFICAIGTWLVIAQLESFETTIMLIGSLLLVPLTLGTGEILRLGWWPSPLRFIFHYILLGLGTVFILWLLHASLTYLWFLAKWPFHEQPAVKIFLQTQGLVPILVFVLQACFIAPLIEEFFFRGTLYPLLKTFSHPLIAAFVTSLIFAWIHFYWVGFLPLFLLGLLLTAAYERTGSVWASIGIHIGFNTLNIIALLILKAGIEQLS; encoded by the coding sequence ATGAGTTGGCTATCCGAGAACGAATGGCGAGCCACACAAGCCGTTGCACCGTGGTTCATCTTTCTATTTCTCAGTGCGATTTTACTCTTTCTCATCACTGCAAAACCATGGACAGCCTTACTAAAGAGCTTGAAATGTGAGGGAGGAAAAGTCACACCTCTATCGCGACCGTTACCCTTTATCTGTGCCATAGGAACTTGGCTAGTAATAGCTCAACTCGAATCCTTTGAGACCACCATAATGTTAATCGGAAGTCTACTCCTAGTCCCCTTGACATTGGGCACGGGGGAAATTCTTCGACTTGGATGGTGGCCCAGCCCCTTGCGTTTTATCTTCCACTATATCCTGCTCGGCCTCGGCACGGTATTCATTCTTTGGCTATTACATGCATCTTTAACTTACCTCTGGTTCCTTGCAAAATGGCCCTTCCACGAACAACCCGCCGTTAAAATTTTCTTACAAACTCAGGGCCTCGTCCCCATCCTTGTCTTTGTCCTTCAAGCTTGCTTTATAGCTCCTCTCATCGAAGAATTTTTCTTCCGAGGCACGTTATACCCGTTACTTAAAACTTTCTCCCATCCCCTCATCGCAGCCTTTGTAACAAGCCTTATATTCGCTTGGATACATTTCTACTGGGTGGGATTTCTGCCACTTTTCTTGTTAGGATTACTTCTTACGGCAGCTTATGAGCGAACCGGTTCCGTGTGGGCCTCGATTGGTATACATATTGGCTTCAACACACTTAACATTATAGCACTATTAATCTTGAAGGCCGGCATTGAGCAACTCTCTTGA